One Melitaea cinxia chromosome 20, ilMelCinx1.1, whole genome shotgun sequence DNA segment encodes these proteins:
- the LOC123663481 gene encoding uncharacterized protein LOC123663481: METLPYHPLLEVKQEEMKKTRQFYDLDDIDRINKSLETIEDWCKKEPHLAEGFQYISKNILERVFILSKGSVEGTKNKIDKLMTMRGMTPELSLNKSIDEFESLSETILYVPLPKLCPTDQSRIMVTQIISGKWDLFNLLSYLRYCFMIGEYRLHYDYCLSERFIIDLSNVNINLLTKLNPVILKKAELLCTEGFGTKIKGIHILNAPSFVDKFVFIIKQGLKEKVANRLHVHNTYEELHKEIPKEVLPKDFDGDGPSCAKLAEQWRDILKTEESRKIIDKYNKLVSDESKRSSVKFNEEYMGMPGSFRRLDVD, from the exons ATGGAAACTCTACCTTATCACCCCCTATTAGAAGTGAAGCAGGAAGAAATGAAAAAGACTCGTCAGTTTTACGACTTAGATGACATCGATAGAATAAACAAGAGCCTGGAGACTATCGAAGATTGGTGTAAGAAGGAACCTCATTTGGCTGAAGGGTTTCAATATATTA gtaaaaatatattagaacgCGTGTTCATTTTATCAAAAGGCTCTGTAGaaggtacaaaaaataaaatagacaaaTTAATGACGATGAGAGGTATGACGCCAGAATTAAGTTTGAATAAATCTATCGATGAATTTGAGAGTCTTTCCGAAACcat attgtACGTGCCATTACCGAAACTCTGTCCTACAGACCAATCAAGGATCATGGTGACACAAATAATAAGCGGCAAATGGGATCTCTTTAACTTGTTATCTTATTTACGATATTGTTTTAtg ATTGGTGAATACAGATTGCATTATGATTATTGTTTATCGGAGAGATTCATAATAGATCTcagtaatgtaaatattaacttACTAACGAAGCTTAATCCAGTCATATTGAAGAAGGCAGAATTATTATGTACG GAAGGTTTTGGCACGAAGATTAAAGGAATCCATATACTAAATGCTCCTTCGTTTGTAGATAAATTCGTTTTTATAATCAAACAAGGTCTTAAAGAGAAAGTGGCTAATAGACTTCATGTTCACAATACGTATGAAGAGTTGCACAAAGAAATTCCAAAAGAAGTTCTTCCTAAAGATTTTGATGGTGATGGTCCGAGTTGCGCTAAGCTGGCAG AACAATGGAGGGACATCCTAAAGACAGAAGAATCGAGAAAAatcattgataaatataataaattggtGTCGGATGAATCGAAACGAAGCTCAGTCAAATTCAATGAAGAATATATGGGCATGCCTGGTTCGTTTAGGAGATTGGACGTCGActga
- the LOC123663364 gene encoding uncharacterized protein LOC123663364, which yields MESIPKDEIFEFNNDTLQYLRKQYNLDKTGRIDEAINILEEWIKKQSHFLKKEYPRDYLERTIIISKGSVERAKMKLDKICTFRTLYPNFFGVHDVTNNEILEDLYGVYLPKLTQDNYRVYFLKNKAERFNTGFMDFYRYFIMQCEYLQAHDYCNGLVIVIDYTEANMLETIKWFNLVDLKELLTILKEGYGLRLKSLHFLSDSKAVETIVSLFKQVLSAKLRDRVNVHRTSESLHEYIPKEILPVEYKGKEKSLLELHKHFKEVLSSNEFSDYLREMSKACTDETLRQTDNPDVHSLSVQGTFRTLSVD from the exons ATGGAGTCGATACCGAAAGATGAAATATTTGAGTTCAATAATGACACCCTACAATATCTTCGAAAACAATATAACTTAGATAAAACAGGCAGAATTGACGAAGCTATCAACATTTTGGAGGAATGGATTAAAAAACAAAgccattttttaaaaaaggagtaTC cGAGGGATTATTTAGAAAGAACAATAATCATAAGCAAAGGATCGGTGGAAAGAGCTAAAATGAAGTTGGACAAAATATGCACATTTAGAACACTATATCCGAATTTCTTCGGAGTTCATGACGTTACGAACAATGAGATCCTTGAAGATTT ATATGGAGTATATCTACCAAAACTAACACAGGATAATTACAGAGTTTATTTCTTGAAAAACAAAGCTGAACGTTTTAATACAGGATTTATGGACttctatagatattttattatg cAATGCGAGTATCTTCAAGCTCACGACTATTGTAACGGTCTAGTAATAGTGATAGACTACACTGAGGCTAACATGTTGGAAACCATTAAATGGTTCAACCTAGTTGATTTGAAGGAGCTGCTAACAATTTTGAAG GAGGGATATGGTCTACGGCTTAAGAGTTTGCACTTTTTATCAGATTCTAAAGCGGTTGAAACGATTGTAAGTTTATTCAAACAAGTACTGAGCGCCAAATTACGTGATCGTGTCAACGTTCACAGAACATCGGAATCGTTACATGAATATATTCCCAAGGAAATTTTGCCAGTAGAATACAAGGGCAAGGAAAAATCGTTGCTTGAACTTCACA aACATTTCAAAGAAGTGCTTTCATCCAACGAGTTCAGTGACTATTTACGAGAGATGAGCAAAGCTTGTACAGACGAAACCTTGAGACAAACGGACAATCCTGATGTTCATAGTTTAAGTGTGCAAGGAACATTCAGAACATTGAGCGTTGATTAG